DNA sequence from the Malus sylvestris chromosome 10, drMalSylv7.2, whole genome shotgun sequence genome:
cgcaacaagggatctctaaccttcaaactgtttgagggagaatactctatgatatgatttagaatctctggccagagtatgaatcagatttagaaaagtcgttctaaatcacattcaaggaaatcatataagcacacgaatcacattggatagtagacatgaataaataaactatcaaaccaaacaatgtggtcaagagtattgtattagagaaagaccgtattgcatttgtaatcccaaactgaataggttttctctacctcttctgattagcttgggtaaccatgatatgctgcaaggtgtcactcatggtttgtggaagccctaaacgtgtataaacactaaaggtagaattgaaagtaagtttcaattcacaatcgatttgaaatggttttaatcgcccactgcctcgctaaaaggaacctaatggatcgcacaccataagaggtggagattggagattaaacggagatgagtaagaatgattaaatggtttaatcatttatttatggcaaggattaattaatatgttaattaatcaaacgaataagttcgttaaaagacctcgggatagttttggacgtttaggcccaatgggcttcgaacgtcaagcccattaacttaagttgtatgacaacttaatgaataatgattcacaaaggcccaaacaacccaaaaataccccaaggccggccatgatgtttagggtagtgaacttggacttatttacaagtttgccactcaaatgaataaaggtataaatatgactttatagccaaaattcatttagggtttcttttagagaaaattggtgagaacttgtctctccattttctctctaggaggccggccccttggggggtgcatcttgcaatcccactactccaaggtcactcatttcttctccaatctctccttggtgaagagacttagaggttccctactttgggaacttggagaaacctattcttccatccaaaaatatagatttaagatgcaaggaatgaaggccctctctttgggtgattagcctttacttatgcaaagaggaatctacaaaggtataaatctcaactcactttgttttgagttgattaatggttcaccaatctactaggctttgaatttcttggttaatgttttgtttttttaagtgcatgctagcatgattccgcctttaattgttaattgcatgtcatatgatgttgcttaaatgaacatgtttgctagaaaattttccTTCAGTTAACAAAGGCTATTGACAAATCTATGATTTGATAGGGGAATTACCACACAGCTTCTTTGACAAGACTTAAAAAGTAGGGCTCATGAGGTGAATCATCATCAATTCTCAATTGATGATGATCCCCTTCCACAAATGCAGCGCATATGGTGCTAACACGACGTGCAATCAAACATTGAATCCCTCTTCCTCCTCTAACAATCTGCGATAGCAAAGCTCTATCCTCAATATGCAAGCATCCACAAGATAATTGGACACATCATAAAatctaaaacaaaaagaagataaaattacctTTCTTGATGTTACTAAAGCATCATTACAGTTATCGATTTTGGCCCCATTACACTGTCTGATTCGAAACGGTAGTTTAGCATGACTGGAACGATGAACCAAACCTGTAATGTGGCAgataaagaaaggaaaatgcaGATTCAGTCAAATTTCCAACCAATTAATATCCAAAAGAAATAATGAGAGTCTAGGGATAGTAACCAGAACAGCAGCTTGCCACCGACTACGAAGCAGCCCCCATCCTAGGTCAAATTTGAAACAAATTATGAGAAGCAAAACACAAACTCACATCCATATACCAATGGCAACAGTGCTTGCTTACACACACAATCATGCAATTTGAGTCCTAAAATCTACCATCTACAGCAACACATGAAAAACCCACAacccaaaataattaaaaacaaaacaacccccaaacaaattttcaattggatttatttattttttttcaaatttaatcttACAACAAATTCTTAGCCACCCCATCCCTAAATACTCAATTTTCTTTCAAATGTAGAATTTTTAGGTAAAGAAAACCAGGAAGCTACTGTACCTAACAAAATCTAAAATGTCACCAAATTTTCAATCAAAAATTGGTTTCTGgcaatcaaaatttgaatttcacaATAAATTTGTGAAGTACACAGAAAACCTCCTACTAAGCGAACCCTAGTAAGATGGCACCCGAAACGCACCATTTTGCTCTACCTAAGTGAGAGAGAAGAGGTGGTGCTTACATGCTCGACCCGGTCGCTCTGGTTCGCATGCACGCACACACATTGCCGTTAGTTGTATAGATAGAGAAGGACGATATCAAAAAATGAACGACAATCGAACTACCACCGTTTTGTTTCGCCTTCTGCCAATGCGCAACGTTGTAACTAGGTGATGAGTAAAATAGGATATCAAATTTAGGATTCGTTTGACAAGTGTTTTTCAACAACGAAAAACGtttttagataaaatatttttggaaccaaaCGTTAGTAAAATTGCAAGTTAATTTTGAAAAAGTTTTTGAAGTGCTTCCAACAATAAGCACATAACTAGTACTTTTAgcaggaagcacttcaagtgctttggGAACCTAAAAacatttttctctaaaaacgcttTTCAATCATTTCAAAGCACTTGCAAACAAACCATTAGTAAATAGTTTGGTTTGAATTTTTTGATAAATAATAACATTAGTGGGTGAAATTTCGTGTACAATTTAATTTGAAATTAAGTTTGATAAAAACTaacttggggggggggggatgttGCTTTTGCAGATATTAGGACTGTTTTAGTTTTGATTATGAGCTAGTTTGCTATTGttgtgatttaaaaaaaaagaaattgtttttgttgttttgtgagaataaacagttgtaaaataaagttaTTGAGTGTTTGGCaaacttttttgttgttgtaaaagtgcttgaaaaaagtgtttgagtgtttcataaacttttatataaatgttgtgatatgttaaatgactaaaaatgatattgtatttaatgtaatataattattgtcaagaaaataatgtaggggccaagattgtaattttgtaaaatatgtggTTGTATACTtgccatttgaaaatttcattaaacgGGCACTGAtcactatgctttgaaaaaaaaaacatttgttttaGAAGCATGGTAGACCCTGCTTTTGATTTTATATACTTTTCTACTATCATTGACAAcaattttttaaaaacaatttttttgtttgttttaccaAACATATCTGATGTTCTAAATTtttaataagtttttttttttaagcaccacAATCCCAAACTAGCTATATGTATTAGttaaaattgagggaattcGATTTTTGtgaatattaagttgattatGTATTATTAAAATTCAAGTTGTGCATGCATTTACTTAATATATTCATCATCTATCTGTCATATATAATATTCTCTCCTCTTAGTTGCAAAGATAATCGATAGATGACGAATGTATGAAATAAATGCACATGTACCGTGATTAATCTcgaatttttatttgaatatgtgatctcaattgaaaattgtcaaaaaaaatataaaataataatgtttTATTGAAAGTCCCAACTTCGATTCGTTTTTTTCCTTATGTATACAATGCTTATGAAtaaccagttatgtgcttcttacagaaagcactttaagtgcttttcgaAGATTAACTTGCAACTCCACTAAGGtttgattttaaaatattttctctaaaaacgctttcagtcatttaaaagGACTTCCTAAACGATGAGAATGAGCAAGCAAGAGTGGAAAAATTGTTATTAATATAGgaggtgctatccacacaccattttttacttctcttacacttttttaatttccggccatcggatcgaatgaattgaagaatatcaaatgacagaaattaataaGAAATGTGTGATAAAAAGGTGTGTGTGGATGTCACACACATTAATATAATCATGTGTTCAATCCTAATGTAACCTTCACTCATTTATTCAGGAGAGATCGTCAAACCAAAACCTAAAGAGCATAAGCAAATTTTAGGCATGTTTCAAAGGCTTAGCAAAGTGTAAGATGACTATATATGCTCAGAATTAGGTcaaaattatgaattttttagTAACTAGAGGAGAGTCGAATTTGAAACCCCTTCTATCAAAAgaaacacacacatatatatatatatatatatatatatatatatatattacttgATTGAAAGTTTGTTGATAAGTTTAATCTCTTTCAAAGCCGTAGAGCACATATAAATAAATCCTTATAAAATTATAGACAAATAGAAGCAGAGCGGCGAGCAATGACACGAAATGCACGCCGTGGTGGAAAAATATGGGTACGCATATTTCCAGACAAACCTGTTACAATAAGATCTACAAAAACATGGATACGTTCAGAGAAAGGATctcccaaatatatatattttttaaaaagaagataaaacgTGTTACGGTGTATGTTCATCTACCCAAACCTTCGAAGTCTGCAGGCCTGCCTGCCTTGTTTCCAACTTCCTTGTAATCCTCACAACTAGAAAATATATCCTTGGCCAGTCTGAGCAGTCTCCATATATAGCACTTAATTAACAAACAAAGAATAATTAGGTAATAACTTTAATTTCGATTTTTCACCACCTTCTCATCCACCACCTTGAAATCATGTAAAGTGACATGTGTTTACGCGTTAATATAATAAGTCTTAagtgttttattttatgatacTACACTTTAAAGTATTAATTCGTTGCCAATCCAGATTATAATACGTGAAGTGATAATATCATGCGACCGAGTTGCGATACATACAGTAATTAGCTTGGTTTCGTGTGGGGAATATAATAGTTGTATCTTGTTTCTAAAGCCCTCATTAACCACAAAATAGAAAGTTTCACCGCACGTCGTAATTTGATTGATCTGCAAAGGGGAATAACTATTTACACGTAAGGAGCTGAGTTTATAATAAACCTTCTTCAATGGGTATGAAACCAAACCCAAAAAAGCCAGTAGAGACTACTTTTTGTATACACACAAGAAATGTTGTGGTTGGAGGAACTGAGGCTTGGCTGCTCCTGCTGCTGCCATTTCTATTCTGTCCCATTTCTCCTTCCTCTTGATTTCTGCTTGGTTGGCCTTGGATTCTCTTAGCTCAATTTCTTCAAGGCATTTGGAGTACAAAACTGGATCCATTTCTTCAAGCATCACCTTCACGTTTTCGGTCAGTTGCCGGACGCTTTTGCTCCAATGCCACTTCAAGTTCTTCTCCATGCCTTCAACCACGACCGGAAACACTTCCTCCATTGCCACAGATATCATCTTCACAAAGTGCTCATTGTTCCAAACATAGAGGGCTCTCTCTGCTACCTATGAGTACAAAACAATATAGCACTTTTTTAGACCATAGTTAAAACATGACATTTAAACTTAAGGGAATAATGTAGTTTGTATGATTGGCAGATAAAGAGGAGCAACTCCTTAAAAAAGAGGGTActaaatttttatgaattagcaatgcttttctgtttgtttgcaagggaaaagaacACTGAATTTGTGAATCTTGATATTCGAAAAATCATCAAGCCAGAAGCAAAATTAAAACTATGTACCTGTGAGTTCCAACTGTTCAAGCATCTTGTTATCCGTAGGCATAAAGGCAGAGCCAACTTCCTATACTGATCAGGGTCAATATTCTCCACCAGCTCCTCCAGCTCCCCAACCAGCAAAACCTCCTTCTGGCAATTCGTCACGGGCCAATACCTCAAAATCCCTCTCATCACAATCCCGCCAAGCACGGGCTCCTTCTGCACAAACTGCGACACGCAATAAGCCAGCTGCCTGTGGTAGCTCTGCATCCCTTTAGCCTTGTGGAAAGGAATAAGCACTCTCATCAAAAACAGCTTGTGCTCTTCCTTCAGCGGCACAGTGAAGCCATTGATTATGCTTCCCCATATCTCAACCTAACTCTCTGATCCCACAATGCCGCTCTGTCTCAAATACATAGTGCAAGAACACATCATTCATAGATTTCCTCATGAAGGAACGGTAGAATGTGAATCGAGAATATATTTTATGGTACACATTCTTCAAGCTGTCGCGCTCCCTCGGGTCTTCTGATTGGAAGAGGGCAAGGAGGTTGACAATAAACTGGTGGTCAATGTATCCTCTGAGTAACTTAGGATCGTTGTTAATCACGATGCGGATGAGGATGTCGTAGACTAACTGCAGGTGCGACCACACAGGGGAAAAGGAATATATGGGGTCCTCATCATCGGGAAAGTCCGTAGCGATTGTGGGATTGGAAGGAGGAGGGAGAGGCCGGAAAAGGTTTAACGATATCATGGAAATGAGAGACGACATGACATGATCATTCAGAGGCTTTTTCGAGGTTTTGACAATCGAGAGGAGCTGCAAAAGCTTTTGCCTTTTGAGTTCTTGTTGCGTAGGGCATTCCCTTGGATCGGTGAAGGTGAAGATACAATGGCAACGGAGATAGCTGATAGGATTTCTTCATTTTCCACACTGGAAGAAGATTGACTGCCAATAGTACTATTGGAGTTGGCAATATTTTTTCCGCAGTCAGAAGCGCTTTTGGCATCGAGATCAAATAGGCGTTGAAGGGTTGTAGATTATCCTCTTGGGGAAGCCCTTGGTGATGCCCTTGGTGAAGCTCTTGGAGTGTTGTTTTGaactcccatttttttttttcttctcttcctctaaGCTTTTTCTCTATCCAGAAAAGCACCGCATCCTCAAACTGCTTATAAAAGTGCTTATTTGGTTAGTTTTTTTTCACTAGCTGATGAAACAAAGGCCAAAACGACAGCGGTGTTATATAGACAACAAAGTGTTGTAAAATCCGATGGTTAACAGAAGACCGCAATTtgttgattaaaaaataaataaataaataaagggtaATACTATTCATACACCCTTTTTTACCCCCCACACACCCatattaatttttatccattgatcattttcaattcatttgatccgacggCCGGAAATTAAgagaatgtgtgagaagtaaaaatgagagTGTGGATAGCATCACcctaaataaataaaccaaaaGACCGCAATTTTGACATAAACCTAATTAGCTGCTAAGGTAAGGTTAAGCCAATATAAGGGGTTTTTCACAATAAGCCTCGGAATACTCTCTTTAATGATTAGATTACTGAACATAAGCTCAGAAAGTTGATAGAGGATGTTACAATGTGATCGTCAAAGTGTTTCTCACTAATATTAACAGCTGTTaggaattaacgaacaacttgTTTAAGGACTAATTGAGTTTACCAATCTTTCTTCGTTCTTGAGTGTGTGCCACGTGGAATGATGTTACTGCTAAGCAACAAGACAACATGTCGTAAACATTGGATGAGGATCATCTTCGGAAGCAAGTCCACTGGAGGACTTTTTGCCCGGCACCCAGCTGAAAAAATAGGCCACCTAGTGAATTTGCTCCAACCGACCTAAttgactggcacccagcccatgccaGTCCACAGGCCGGCCTAAAATCGACAGACCTTGGGACCGACCTATCTGATGCCATGGTGACGCCAGCATGGTGTCCGAAGGAAGTTTGAACTGGAGGCCGTCTCCCGTCGACCTCGTGAACGCCACCGGCCGCTTCGTCTTCCTGTACTCCATTCACAGCAGCGAGTCCGTGTGCTCTTGCGCCGTCCGGATCTTGTCCGGGTCTCGCTTCAGAAACTCGACGGCCACGAACACCTTGTTAAGGTGGTCCAGGTTGAGCTCCGCGATCGTGCGGTGAAGGTTGAAGCCCTGGGTGTCGAGGTCTTGGTCGGAGGTTGAGTATTGATGGGTACCGACATGGTGAGGgaaatgaagaaagaagaaagaagaaaaaataaatgataaagaaAGGACCGgaaagggaaaggaagaaagaagaaaaaataaaaaataaattaaatgataaaatattaattgatatgaataaaataatataatattagatagGCTGGGTGCTTTCTATTACTGTTTACTgaggtctattactgttcacttgagtgtaTAAATGCGCTAGGTGCTAGCACAAAATCTTCAAGGGTGGACTCGCTCTTAGGGATTAATTATTCTAGTCGTTTATCGTACAGCTTGCGGCCAACTTTTGTTAGGTATTATTTGTGttcaatttaaataaaaatttcaaaataatttattgcCACATAATATCTGATGAACGGATAGGATAAAATGATCTCCTTCCAAGGGACTGTTTGGCAAGCAAAGCAGATCAGAGTGGTAGTTTTAGTACAAAAGTATTTGTATTGTACCACTTTTCAAGTGCTTTTTGAAAAACACTTGGAAGTGCTTCATAAACTAACATCCATCAAGTGCTTCTTTTCAAAACACTTCTATGAATTAAAAGCTCTTCTAAACTTTTTGTCAAAGTCAGAGACAACCAATTATTTCAAACACCAAATGATTACATTTATTGATGGAATCATGCCACAATACTATACTGGTCATATGCATTGTGGATGTCTGGAAGGTCAGAATTCGTGGAGAAATTAAACCACCTCTTTTGTTTCGTGTGCTCGATGCAAGGATGCAGAAGCAGCCCGATGATCACCGCAGCGATGCTAACAGCCATTACCTTTGGAGTAGCAAGAGCTAAAACTACAAAGATTAACACCGTCGGAGGAATGCAGATCAAAATTGCTCCCACTGTACCCACCGGTATCTTAAAAGGCCGCGATGCAGCTGGGTGTTTCATCCTCAACTTCACAAACGCGATGAATTCCATTATCATTCCGAAGCAATACAAGTAGTTCTCAGCAGCTACAATCTCTTGGAAGCTCAACCAGGAAAGCAAGATTACACCGGACGCAGAGAATAAGATTCCGGTAAGCGGTGTGCCGTAACGAGATCTTTTGGCAAAGATTGAAGGAAGCATCCCACGTTCTGCCATACCCAAAAGTTGAAACGAGTCGCTgctcatttcagccacaaacaTACCCATGTTTGACAAAGCAGAAGCTGCTAGGACCCAGGTTCTTAACCATACACCTCCAAGCATTTTAGCAATATCTGCAAAATACCCATCTGACCATAGATCACGTTCAACTGGAACAGCTCCGGTACCAATCAGAAGAGGGAAAATGTATCCAACCACAACCAAGATAAGGGCATAAAAGAGAGATTTCGGAAGAGTTGTACCAGGGTTTTCCACCTCCCCTGCAAGAGTACTAATTGAATCCCAGTAATTAAGATTCCAAAACAGCGTGTTCAAGTACAA
Encoded proteins:
- the LOC126587447 gene encoding probable polyamine transporter At1g31830 isoform X2: MLDNNIAEYARLGEGSSHDLHKYQKVSIIPLVFLIFYEVSGGPFGVEDSVQAAGPLLALLGFLVFAIIWSVPEALITAEMGTMFPENGGYVVWVSSALGPYWGFQQGWVKWLSGVIDNALYPVLFLDYLKSAIPALESGLPRTVAVLVLTAMLTYMNYRGLTIVGWAAILLGVFSLLPFIFMGFIAIPKLNPSNWFVVNLETVNWTLYLNTLFWNLNYWDSISTLAGEVENPGTTLPKSLFYALILVVVGYIFPLLIGTGAVPVERDLWSDGYFADIAKMLGGVWLRTWVLAASALSNMGMFVAEMSSDSFQLLGMAERGMLPSIFAKRSRYGTPLTGILFSASGVILLSWLSFQEIVAAENYLYCFGMIMEFIAFVKLRMKHPAASRPFKIPVGTVGAILICIPPTVLIFVVLALATPKVMAVSIAAVIIGLLLHPCIEHTKQKRWFNFSTNSDLPDIHNAYDQYSIVA
- the LOC126587447 gene encoding probable polyamine transporter At1g31830 isoform X1 gives rise to the protein MKHRNSPIRQMLDNNIAEYARLGEGSSHDLHKYQKVSIIPLVFLIFYEVSGGPFGVEDSVQAAGPLLALLGFLVFAIIWSVPEALITAEMGTMFPENGGYVVWVSSALGPYWGFQQGWVKWLSGVIDNALYPVLFLDYLKSAIPALESGLPRTVAVLVLTAMLTYMNYRGLTIVGWAAILLGVFSLLPFIFMGFIAIPKLNPSNWFVVNLETVNWTLYLNTLFWNLNYWDSISTLAGEVENPGTTLPKSLFYALILVVVGYIFPLLIGTGAVPVERDLWSDGYFADIAKMLGGVWLRTWVLAASALSNMGMFVAEMSSDSFQLLGMAERGMLPSIFAKRSRYGTPLTGILFSASGVILLSWLSFQEIVAAENYLYCFGMIMEFIAFVKLRMKHPAASRPFKIPVGTVGAILICIPPTVLIFVVLALATPKVMAVSIAAVIIGLLLHPCIEHTKQKRWFNFSTNSDLPDIHNAYDQYSIVA